One stretch of Mycolicibacterium fallax DNA includes these proteins:
- a CDS encoding nuclear transport factor 2-like protein, which translates to MASREALEDWADRWLQANREAEQAGDWKPLAEFYTDDASYGWNIGPKEDVMCLGKDQIREVALGLEMEGLENWVYEYRKVLIDEKQNEIVGFWKQIAHKSDGGTDEIYGIGGSWFRLDENLLIEWQRDFFDFGHVQKAFMNLIGSGDLTPTMQKRIERSLAGEKLPGYYPLGQAPSPLF; encoded by the coding sequence ATGGCGTCACGCGAAGCGCTGGAGGACTGGGCCGACCGCTGGCTGCAGGCCAACCGCGAGGCCGAGCAGGCCGGCGACTGGAAGCCGCTGGCCGAGTTCTACACCGACGACGCCAGCTACGGCTGGAACATCGGCCCCAAGGAGGACGTGATGTGCCTCGGCAAGGACCAGATCCGCGAGGTGGCCCTCGGCCTGGAGATGGAGGGCCTGGAGAACTGGGTCTACGAGTACCGCAAGGTGCTCATCGACGAGAAGCAGAACGAGATCGTCGGGTTCTGGAAGCAGATCGCGCACAAGTCCGACGGCGGCACCGACGAGATCTACGGCATCGGCGGCAGCTGGTTCCGGCTCGACGAGAACCTGCTGATCGAGTGGCAGCGCGACTTCTTCGACTTCGGGCACGTGCAGAAGGCGTTCATGAACCTGATCGGCTCCGGGGACCTGACCCCGACCATGCAGAAGCGCATCGAGCGCAGCCTGGCCGGGGAGAAGCTGCCCGGCTACTACCCGCTCGGGCAGGCGCCGTCCCCGCTGTTCTGA
- a CDS encoding NDMA-dependent alcohol dehydrogenase, with the protein MKTKGALIWEFNQPWSIEEIEIGDPVKDEVKIQMEASGMCHSDHHLVTGDIPMAGFPVLGGHEGAGVITEVGPGVEHLAPGDHVVLSFIPSCGECPSCQAGLRNLCDLGAGLLSGTAVSDGTHRVHAMDGTPVIPMTLLGTFSPYMVVHKSSVVKIDPSIPFEVACLVGCGVTTGYGSAVRSGDVRPGDDVVIVGVGGVGMGALQGALNAGARNVFAVDPVEWKREQALKFGATHVYPDIFSAMAGVAEVTAGRMAAKTIVTPGELHGEDIDHYLNITAKGGTCVVTAVANMAHTDVKLNLAMLTLLQKRLQGTIFGGGNPHHDIPALLSMYQAGRLNLDDMVTRQYKLEQINDGYKDMLEGRNIRGVIRYTDADR; encoded by the coding sequence ATGAAGACCAAGGGCGCCCTGATCTGGGAGTTCAACCAGCCGTGGTCGATCGAAGAGATCGAGATCGGCGACCCCGTCAAGGACGAGGTCAAGATCCAGATGGAAGCGTCCGGAATGTGCCATTCCGATCACCACCTGGTGACCGGTGACATTCCGATGGCCGGATTCCCGGTGCTCGGCGGGCACGAGGGCGCCGGCGTCATCACCGAGGTCGGGCCCGGGGTGGAGCACCTGGCCCCCGGCGACCACGTGGTGCTGTCCTTCATCCCGTCCTGCGGCGAATGCCCGTCGTGTCAGGCCGGCCTGCGCAACCTGTGCGACCTGGGCGCGGGCCTGCTGTCAGGCACCGCGGTGTCCGACGGCACCCACCGGGTGCACGCCATGGACGGCACCCCGGTCATCCCGATGACCCTGCTCGGCACCTTCAGCCCGTACATGGTGGTGCACAAGAGCTCGGTGGTGAAGATCGACCCGAGCATCCCGTTCGAGGTGGCCTGCCTGGTCGGCTGCGGTGTCACCACCGGCTACGGCTCGGCGGTGCGCTCCGGTGACGTCCGCCCCGGCGACGACGTGGTCATCGTCGGCGTCGGCGGCGTCGGCATGGGCGCGCTGCAGGGCGCGCTCAACGCCGGTGCCCGCAACGTGTTCGCCGTCGACCCGGTGGAGTGGAAGCGCGAGCAGGCGCTCAAGTTCGGCGCCACCCACGTCTACCCGGACATCTTCTCCGCGATGGCCGGGGTCGCCGAGGTCACCGCGGGCCGGATGGCCGCCAAGACCATCGTCACCCCCGGTGAGCTGCACGGCGAGGACATCGACCACTACCTCAACATCACCGCCAAGGGCGGCACCTGCGTGGTCACCGCGGTGGCCAACATGGCGCACACCGATGTGAAGCTGAACCTGGCGATGCTGACGCTGCTGCAGAAGCGGCTGCAGGGCACCATCTTCGGCGGCGGCAACCCGCACCACGACATCCCGGCGCTGCTGTCGATGTACCAGGCCGGCCGGCTCAACCTCGACGACATGGTCACCCGGCAGTACAAGCTGGAGCAGATCAACGACGGCTACAAGGACATGCTGGAGGGCCGCAACATCCGCGGCGTCATCCGCTACACCGACGCCGACCGGTAA
- a CDS encoding HIT family protein, with the protein MATIFSRIINRELPGRFVYEDDEFVAFLTIEPMSPGHTLVVPRAEIDQWQDLPPDVHGRLMAVAQKIGRAVVTAFDAPRAGLLVAGLEVPHLHVHVFPLRELTDIGFAGVDRNPSPESLDEAQAKIIAALADG; encoded by the coding sequence ATGGCCACCATTTTTTCCCGGATCATCAATCGGGAACTGCCCGGGCGGTTCGTCTACGAGGACGACGAGTTCGTCGCGTTCCTGACCATCGAGCCGATGAGCCCCGGCCACACCCTGGTGGTGCCCCGGGCCGAGATCGACCAGTGGCAGGACCTGCCGCCGGACGTGCACGGCCGGCTGATGGCGGTGGCCCAGAAGATCGGCCGCGCGGTGGTCACCGCGTTCGACGCCCCGCGGGCCGGGCTGCTGGTCGCCGGGCTGGAGGTGCCGCACCTGCACGTGCACGTGTTCCCGCTGCGCGAGCTGACCGACATCGGCTTCGCCGGGGTGGACCGCAACCCCAGCCCGGAGTCCCTCGACGAGGCTCAGGCCAAGATCATCGCGGCGCTCGCCGACGGCTGA